TGCAAATTCGGATTAATCGGACCTCAAAGCTGATACTGGACTGAGAAACCAAATAATAAATTATCATAGTGATGGCTCATCTCATGAGCAAAATCAAATCAAAGCGACTTCCCTTGATTAGATACTACCATTGTTCACGTTCATACTTTCTAAATAATTGCAGATTCTATGCCTTTAAGTTGGTTTTTAATTTAAACCACACACGCTTTATTCTTTTTTTACATTTTATAAAATTCATTTTCCAGCTTTTTGttagaaaataatttattttccatATTTGCTATCCTCCCCACCATTCACTTTCCATGTTAGACTCCAATCTCAATTACAAAAATCATTCGGAGGATCAATCAATGGAAattaaaaatttacaaaatcttccTCAAGAAATAATTTTTTCTAAGAAAAGTTAAAAATATTACTTAAGAAAATCAAGTTTAACTCTTCAAGAAAATTACTTAACATATTAGAGCAGATTTTGCAAATCATTTGAATGATTTCCCCGttgaaaatttttctttacttagaCTCATTATTTCCATTTTAATTTTAACTCCTTATATAGAGTTGAATCCAAGTAGGGGTTTTACTTGTTCTTCATCTTTTATTCATACTAAaacttcttcatttttttcttctaaaaatgGCTTCTTTTCAATGGTTTTTCTTCATAATTCTTTTTCTTTACTTCATGTGTTTTGTTGAACAAGGAAATGCAAGATTTCACAGACTTTTTCATAGGAAAAAACAAATAGTAAATTTACCAACAGTGTATGTTGATCCATCTGGTCATGGAAATTTCACAACTATTCAATcagccattgattctgttcctcTATATAACCAAAAATGGATCTGTATTTACATAAAAGCTGGAAAATATAGGTATTCTCTTCCCACTTCACTTAACATTTTATTCTTTTGATTTCTTTTAGTCATATTAATACGTTTACTTTACGTCTAATGTTTGTTACTAAAATTCTTTTAGTCCGTTTAGAGATTTGTATGTGAGTAGAAAAGTGGACAATTTCTAATACTAGAAAAACTAAAGTTTATGTAATATTGGATTGAGACAGACTTAAATAAAGTGACGTGGATAAATAATATTCATATAGCCCTGGAGCAATGATCAAAGTGTCTTCGTGTGACCTGCAGTTCACGGGTTTGAATCGTGAAATCAATCACTAATGTTTGTATTAGGGTAGATTGCTTACATCACACCCCCTTAAGGTGTGGTCCTGCCCCGAACACTGTTCGAGCCGTGAAATCAGccattaatgcttgcattagggtagactgCCTATATCACACCCGCTTAGGATACGATCTTTTTCCGGACCATGCGTTAATACGAAATGCTGAGctgctcttttttttttattgcCGACCCCAATATAATAGGCGTAGTTGTTGTTGTCGTCGTAATATTCAATCATCATTCACTTGTATTGCAGGGAACAAGTGAGAATTCCTCGAGAGAAGCCATATATTTATCTCAAAggagaaggaaaaagaaaaacaaacgtTACATGGGATGGTCATAATTCAATTGCTACAGATGCTACATTCATTTCTGAAGCTGATTATACAATTGCTAAAAGCATAACATTTATAGTAAGacaaaaaaaattttaaaacttcaatttcttcattttaattatttttttttataaaatttatgtTTATTTTATGCAGAATTCTTATAATTTTCCTCCCGAAGGCAATGTTTATCCGATGCAAGCAGCAGTGGCTGCTATGATATCCGGAGATAAATCCACATTTTATAGGTGTGGATTTTTGGGATTGCAAGATACATTATGGGATGTTCAAGGAAGGCATTATTTTAAGCTTTGTACTATTGTTGGAGCTGTTGATTTCATCTTTGGTGCTGGTCAATCTATTTATGAGgtaaaataatatttattcttACTATTTAGAATAAAAGTTATATATACATTTTTTTTTCAACTTATTTTAATCGGTTATAATAAGCTATTATTCTGTTTTTCATATTACCATATCAAACTTGTTATTACATATTGTATAGGTCAACATTGTTGTGTGATTATTTAGttgggaaggggggggggggggggggtttctcCCCTAAGATTTCCTGTCGTAAAGTTTATCTTAATTTGACTATACACTAttagagtttaagttctatgtaCTAATATGCGCCTACGGCAACAACATGTAACTCTTGCAACAACATGTAACTCTTCATTACAAATACAGTAACAACTTGCTAAACCAATTAAATTGAATTGATATCTTAAAAATTATTACATTGTCAGTACATATAAACTAATATTATCATTAGCCTATCAATTTCCACACAAAAAGAGATAGTGGGTGTGAAGAAGGTTACTAATTAAAGTAGTAATTAGTAATCATTTTCATTTTCTTAAAAGAAGTAAAACTTACATTATGGTAGATTGTTTATATCACACCATTTGAGGGAGTGATCTTTTCCGGAACCCTGCGTGAATGCATGATGCATTATACACCAAACTGTCCTTTTCTTTAAAAGAAATAAATCATGTATTAATTTTTTGTTTGTGTATATGCAGAGATGTACAATATCAGTAAATGCAGGAGCTTTAGATGGCTTGATAGGGTATATTACAGCACAAGGAAGAATAAGCCCAAATGATGAAAGTGGTTTTGTTTTCAAAGATTCTGCAGTATTTGGAACAGGACTAACTTTCTTGGGAAGACCATGGAGAGATTATGCTAGGGTTCTTTTCTATAACACCACCATGTCAAATATTATCGTTCCTCAGGGTTGGGCTGCTTGGTCTTTTGTTGGCCGAGAGTAAGTTCTTTCCTTTCCTATACTATACAAATATCTTCTTCTCATTTGAGTTATATACATTGGAAGATGATTCACATTAATTAATACGTTGAAGGAGAGCTTTGGAACATTGATAAAGCTATCTCCATGTGACCTATCGGTTACGGATTTTTTCACTGATGTTTGATAGGACTGGTAGGCTGCCTACATTACATTCCCTTGCAATACGACCCTTTGTTCAACCCTGCGAAAATGCGGGATACTTCGTGCAATGGACTGTCATTTTTATAGCACAAAGATTTTAGTTACACAATTCAATTAGTGTCGTAGGAAGCCTATTATTGAGAGTAAAGGtgggtgtgtgtgtgtttgggggggggggggaggggagggattAGTCCTTCATATCGATGCGGCCCTTTTCTAAATCCATCGAAAATGCGGGATGATTCGTTCATCGGACTATTCTTTTGTTAGTATAAAGATTTTAGTTAAACTAATTCGATTAGTGTAGTAAAAAGCCCATTATTGAGTGGGGGTAGTCATTCCTATCAATACGACCCCTTTCTGAATCCATCAGAAATGCGGGATGCTACGTGTATCAGACTGTCTTTTTTAGTATAAAAATTTTAGTTACACTAAATCGATTAGTGTCGTAGAAAGCCCACTATtgagttggggggggggggggggatttgcCCTACCTTTCCAAGGGGACTATATTACTTTGGTCGAATCGAGATCTCTAGTTAAGAGTAGATAAACCTTTACCATTCTTCACCATACTCTTTGATGGTACTAGGGTTCTTTTCTATAACATC
This sequence is a window from Nicotiana tomentosiformis chromosome 5, ASM39032v3, whole genome shotgun sequence. Protein-coding genes within it:
- the LOC104113946 gene encoding probable pectinesterase 29: MASFQWFFFIILFLYFMCFVEQGNARFHRLFHRKKQIVNLPTVYVDPSGHGNFTTIQSAIDSVPLYNQKWICIYIKAGKYREQVRIPREKPYIYLKGEGKRKTNVTWDGHNSIATDATFISEADYTIAKSITFINSYNFPPEGNVYPMQAAVAAMISGDKSTFYRCGFLGLQDTLWDVQGRHYFKLCTIVGAVDFIFGAGQSIYERCTISVNAGALDGLIGYITAQGRISPNDESGFVFKDSAVFGTGLTFLGRPWRDYARVLFYNTTMSNIIVPQGWAAWSFVGRENQLTFSEENCKGIGSNTTQRVSWEAKLSQQELQQLTSLSFIDNEGWIMKQPVKVL